In Erinaceus europaeus chromosome 10, mEriEur2.1, whole genome shotgun sequence, one DNA window encodes the following:
- the TEX48 gene encoding testis-expressed protein 48, protein MYRDPHTEKQPELWDTSLSFRSEFLRQSCPGNRAPIQNQLIHQDNSAGRAGRIELQLISMAHQNLFSKIFCLCCRDCEELNTVDDSNVPNQTQKHQPSPYGLQSQKNNLDKQKTKHTKSASCLPLEQPLISPEKRDSSSSNSYEFEDVYTHISQSGFHKRNLNRYSQAHWPYQSCLIGRP, encoded by the exons ATGTACCGTGATCCCCATACAGAGAAACAACCTGAACTCTGGGATACCTCACTTAGTTTCAGATCTGAGTTTCT GAGACAGTCTTGCCCAGGGAACAGGGCTCCAATTCAAAATCAGCTGATTCACCAAGACAACTCTGCAGGCAGAGCTGGCAGAATAGAACTTCAACTTATCTCCATGG CCCACCAAAACTTGTTCTCAAAGATCTTCTGTTTGTGCTGCAGAGACTGTGAGGAACTCAATACAGTAGATGACTCCAATGTGCCCAATCAAACCCAAAAGCATCAACCATCACCTTATG GTTTGCAGAGTCAGAAGAATAATCTTGACAAACAAAAGACCAAGCACACTAAATCAGCCTCCTGCTTGCCTTTGGAACAACCCCTAATCTCTCCAGAAAAGAGAGACTCTTCCTCTAGCAACAGCTATGAGTTTGAAG atgtGTATACGCACATCTCCCAAAGTGGTTTTCACAAGAGAAACCTAAACCGCTACTCTCAGGCCCACTGGCCCTACCAGTCATGCCTCATTGGGAGACCCTGA